One genomic region from Deltaproteobacteria bacterium encodes:
- a CDS encoding alpha/beta fold hydrolase has product MKNLLAPISAICICSIFIGCSQESLIFYPEILPPGYSFTFSGPFEEVTVPVDAATLHALLFKVKNPRGVVLYWHGNAGSLSSWGAVATDFTSRGYDVMIPDYRGFGKSSGKITSEKQLLDDGLAVYRLLTKTWPENRIIVYGRSLGTGVATYVAQSGKPRMLIMESPFLSLIDLASYHYPYLPRLILSKFLRYPLRNDHRIGEVACPVYLFHGTRDDIIPFDHSVRLEKLVRTSRRLIRIEGGGHNDLSDFGTFDRELGQILQ; this is encoded by the coding sequence ATGAAAAACCTTCTGGCCCCCATCAGCGCAATCTGTATATGCTCCATTTTCATCGGCTGTAGTCAGGAAAGTCTCATCTTCTACCCAGAAATCCTGCCACCAGGCTACTCTTTTACCTTTTCCGGGCCATTTGAAGAAGTGACCGTGCCCGTGGATGCGGCAACCTTGCATGCACTCCTCTTCAAGGTAAAAAATCCCCGCGGGGTCGTTCTTTATTGGCACGGCAATGCCGGTAGTCTTAGTTCCTGGGGCGCCGTGGCCACGGATTTCACTTCCAGGGGCTATGATGTCATGATTCCGGACTACCGCGGCTTCGGCAAGAGCAGCGGGAAGATCACGAGTGAAAAACAGTTGCTTGACGACGGCCTGGCCGTCTATCGCCTACTGACAAAAACCTGGCCGGAAAACCGGATTATTGTCTATGGAAGATCGCTTGGAACGGGTGTCGCTACCTACGTTGCCCAATCGGGGAAGCCCCGGATGCTCATTATGGAATCGCCTTTCCTGAGCCTTATAGATCTGGCATCCTATCATTACCCGTACCTGCCCCGACTGATCTTGTCCAAGTTTCTTAGATATCCGCTGAGAAACGACCACCGGATCGGTGAGGTCGCATGCCCTGTATATCTATTTCACGGAACAAGAGACGACATCATTCCTTTCGATCACAGTGTCCGGCTGGAGAAACTGGTCCGCACGTCGCGCCGCCTGATCCGGATCGAGGGGGGAGGTCACAACGATCTGAGCGATTTCGGTACATTTGACCGGGAACTGGGCCAGATTCTCCAGTAG